Proteins found in one Nitratireductor kimnyeongensis genomic segment:
- a CDS encoding LysE family translocator, translating into MIAWSIFIPACFALNCAPGPNNMLAFSNAARLGLVPALLGGLGRMPAFMLLIGVTIVGLGAVLAASATAFIIVKMLGAAYLIYVGIQFWRKARELAAARSLDSAIGTLMRRDFVIAISNPKAIAVFTAFFPQFIDASQPAWSQLAAMGGVFLALEVAAVALYVVGGVLLGTMLKSERIFVHLNRLVGAVLIASGGTMVLSRG; encoded by the coding sequence ATGATCGCCTGGTCGATCTTCATACCGGCCTGTTTCGCTCTGAACTGCGCGCCGGGGCCCAACAACATGCTGGCCTTTTCCAATGCCGCGCGGCTGGGCCTCGTGCCTGCCCTTCTGGGCGGGCTGGGCCGCATGCCGGCTTTCATGCTGTTGATCGGGGTCACGATTGTGGGCCTCGGCGCGGTGCTGGCGGCCTCGGCCACGGCCTTCATCATCGTCAAAATGCTGGGCGCAGCCTATCTCATCTATGTGGGCATCCAGTTCTGGCGCAAGGCGCGGGAGCTGGCAGCTGCCCGCTCGCTCGATTCCGCCATCGGGACCTTGATGCGCCGTGATTTCGTGATCGCCATCAGCAATCCGAAGGCAATCGCCGTTTTCACGGCCTTCTTCCCGCAATTCATTGATGCATCGCAGCCCGCATGGAGCCAGCTTGCGGCGATGGGCGGTGTCTTTCTAGCCCTTGAAGTGGCCGCGGTCGCGCTTTACGTGGTCGGCGGCGTTCTGCTTGGGACGATGCTCAAATCCGAGCGCATCTTTGTGCATCTCAACCGCCTTGTGGGTGCGGTATTGATC